A genome region from Anolis carolinensis isolate JA03-04 chromosome 6, rAnoCar3.1.pri, whole genome shotgun sequence includes the following:
- the LOC100561373 gene encoding solute carrier family 22 member 13 isoform X2 has product MSGVGEVIKALDDFGRFQHCLVALLTLNSISHPFHIFGQLFMVAEEPHYCRTTWFSAIGSNLTEEERLNLTLPRKSDGSLEECSMFTPVERDLDAIVQYGLNATETCREGWVYPSKREPSLVTQFDLVCDRKDLNSISQSIFILGNLAGALVFSALSDRVLPESPRWLVTKGRIEEAKKLFQKAAAVNKRSIPPKTLDQLKPEKEAKSRSILDLARHSHLRKVTFLISTVWFANSLAYYGLSLNVGSFGLNIYLTQLIFGAVEIPGRSCTFFVMRCLGRKKCQSFFLLLGGAVCLLIPVIPKDLPVVITVLAVIGKFTISGSFTTSYVYTTELFPTVIRQVGIAVCQTVARVAAVSSPLARLLEKYHPSIPLLIFGGTAIGAGILTFFLPETQGKELPDYMDDVIGNQKPSKTDTRVLENGHLKPNEDNVISIQIKTTRF; this is encoded by the exons ATGTCGGGTGTTGGGGAAGTAATCAAAGCGCTCGATGATTTTGGGCGATTCCAGCATTGCTTGGTGGCATTGCTGACTCTGAACTCTATTTCCCACCCCTTTCATATCTTTGGCCAGTTATTCATGGTTGCCGAAGAACCTCATTACTGTCGGACAACTTGGTTCAGCGCCATCGGCTCGAATCTGACCGAAGAGGAACGGCTGAACTTGACCCTCCCAAGAAAGTCCGATGGAAGCCTGGAAGAATGTTCCATGTTCACTCCGGTGGAACGGGATCTCGATGCCATTGTGCAATATGGCCTCAATGCTACTGAAACGTGTCGAGAGGGATGGGTCTACCCTTCGAAGAGAGAACCTTCATTGGTCACTCAG tTTGACCTTGTTTGTGACCGGAAAGATTTGAACAGCATCTCACAATCCATTTTCATTTTGGGAAATCTGGCGGGAGCCCTGGTGTTCAGTGCATTAAGCGACAG ggtccttccagaaTCTCCCCGTTGGTTGGTAACAAAAGGGAGGATTGAAGAAGCGAAAAAGCTCTTCCAGAAGGCAGCTGCAGTGAATAAAAGAAGCATCCCACCGAAAACTTTAGATCAG CTGAAGCCAGAAAAGGAGGCCAAGTCTAGAAGTATTCTGGACCTCGCGAGACATTCCCACCTAAGGAAAGTGACTTTCCTTATATCAACAGTTTG GTTTGCCAACAGTTTGGCATACTACGGCTTAAGCCTGAATGTGGGTAGTTTTGGCTTGAATATCTACCTGACCCAGCTTATCTTTGGGGCAGTTGAAATACCAGGCCGTAGCTGCACTTTCTTTGTGATGCGGTGTCTGGGGAGGAAAAAATGCCAGTCTTTCTTCTTGCTCCTGGGAGGAGCGGTTTGCCTTCTCATCCCCGTAATCCCGAAGG ACCTGCCGGTGGTAATAACAGTGCTGGCTGTCATTGGGAAGTTCACCATTTCTGGGTCCTTCACTACATCCTATGTGTACACCACTGAGCTGTTCCCGACGGTTATCCG ACAGGTTGGAATTGCCGTGTGCCAGACGGTGGCCAGGGTGGCCGCCGTAAGTTCACCGCTGGCTCGTCTCTTGGAGAAATACCACCCCTCCATCCCTTTGCTGATTTTTGGAGGCACGGCCATCGGGGCTGGGATCCTTACCTTCTTTCTGCCAGAAACACAGGGAAAAGAACTTCCAGATTACATGGATGATGTTATAGGCAACCAGAA ACCCAGCAAGACAGACACCAGAGTTTTGGAAAATGGACATTTAAAGCCAAATGAAGACAATGTCATCAGTATACAGATAAAGACGACTCGGTTCTAA
- the LOC100561373 gene encoding solute carrier family 22 member 13 isoform X1, with product MSGVGEVIKALDDFGRFQHCLVALLTLNSISHPFHIFGQLFMVAEEPHYCRTTWFSAIGSNLTEEERLNLTLPRKSDGSLEECSMFTPVERDLDAIVQYGLNATETCREGWVYPSKREPSLVTQFDLVCDRKDLNSISQSIFILGNLAGALVFSALSDRFGRRPVTLLAMLIQGIAGVAITFVPNFIVHVALRFIVGISISGVLISGMALGAEWVGTAYRPLPLIINHVGFSVGQMVLAGLAYAIRDWRKLQIVGSAPVLALFFYVWVLPESPRWLVTKGRIEEAKKLFQKAAAVNKRSIPPKTLDQLKPEKEAKSRSILDLARHSHLRKVTFLISTVWFANSLAYYGLSLNVGSFGLNIYLTQLIFGAVEIPGRSCTFFVMRCLGRKKCQSFFLLLGGAVCLLIPVIPKDLPVVITVLAVIGKFTISGSFTTSYVYTTELFPTVIRQVGIAVCQTVARVAAVSSPLARLLEKYHPSIPLLIFGGTAIGAGILTFFLPETQGKELPDYMDDVIGNQKPSKTDTRVLENGHLKPNEDNVISIQIKTTRF from the exons ATGTCGGGTGTTGGGGAAGTAATCAAAGCGCTCGATGATTTTGGGCGATTCCAGCATTGCTTGGTGGCATTGCTGACTCTGAACTCTATTTCCCACCCCTTTCATATCTTTGGCCAGTTATTCATGGTTGCCGAAGAACCTCATTACTGTCGGACAACTTGGTTCAGCGCCATCGGCTCGAATCTGACCGAAGAGGAACGGCTGAACTTGACCCTCCCAAGAAAGTCCGATGGAAGCCTGGAAGAATGTTCCATGTTCACTCCGGTGGAACGGGATCTCGATGCCATTGTGCAATATGGCCTCAATGCTACTGAAACGTGTCGAGAGGGATGGGTCTACCCTTCGAAGAGAGAACCTTCATTGGTCACTCAG tTTGACCTTGTTTGTGACCGGAAAGATTTGAACAGCATCTCACAATCCATTTTCATTTTGGGAAATCTGGCGGGAGCCCTGGTGTTCAGTGCATTAAGCGACAG GTTTGGTCGGCGCCCAGTTACTTTGTTGGCAATGCTCATTCAAGGCATAGCTGGCGTTGCGATCACTTTTGTTCCAAATTTCATCGTCCATGTTGCTCTCCGATTTATTGTGGGCAtatccatttctggtgtcttaaTCAGTGGCATGGCTCTAG GCGCTGAATGGGTCGGAACAGCCTATCGTCCACTGCCATTGATCATCAACCATGTTGGCTTTTCAGTAGGGCAGATGGTGCTGGCAGGCTTAGCTTATGCCATTCGAGACTGGAGGAAGCTGCAGATTGTAGGTTCTGCCCCCGTTCTTGCCCTCTTTTTTTATGTATG ggtccttccagaaTCTCCCCGTTGGTTGGTAACAAAAGGGAGGATTGAAGAAGCGAAAAAGCTCTTCCAGAAGGCAGCTGCAGTGAATAAAAGAAGCATCCCACCGAAAACTTTAGATCAG CTGAAGCCAGAAAAGGAGGCCAAGTCTAGAAGTATTCTGGACCTCGCGAGACATTCCCACCTAAGGAAAGTGACTTTCCTTATATCAACAGTTTG GTTTGCCAACAGTTTGGCATACTACGGCTTAAGCCTGAATGTGGGTAGTTTTGGCTTGAATATCTACCTGACCCAGCTTATCTTTGGGGCAGTTGAAATACCAGGCCGTAGCTGCACTTTCTTTGTGATGCGGTGTCTGGGGAGGAAAAAATGCCAGTCTTTCTTCTTGCTCCTGGGAGGAGCGGTTTGCCTTCTCATCCCCGTAATCCCGAAGG ACCTGCCGGTGGTAATAACAGTGCTGGCTGTCATTGGGAAGTTCACCATTTCTGGGTCCTTCACTACATCCTATGTGTACACCACTGAGCTGTTCCCGACGGTTATCCG ACAGGTTGGAATTGCCGTGTGCCAGACGGTGGCCAGGGTGGCCGCCGTAAGTTCACCGCTGGCTCGTCTCTTGGAGAAATACCACCCCTCCATCCCTTTGCTGATTTTTGGAGGCACGGCCATCGGGGCTGGGATCCTTACCTTCTTTCTGCCAGAAACACAGGGAAAAGAACTTCCAGATTACATGGATGATGTTATAGGCAACCAGAA ACCCAGCAAGACAGACACCAGAGTTTTGGAAAATGGACATTTAAAGCCAAATGAAGACAATGTCATCAGTATACAGATAAAGACGACTCGGTTCTAA